One window of Salegentibacter sp. Hel_I_6 genomic DNA carries:
- a CDS encoding CIA30 family protein, whose product MSKLLLYDFSATTDWSAWEVENDVVMGGNSSSKLERSDEGNAIFKGSVSLENNGGFASVQYHFPSKNIKGYKKALILLKGDGKSYQFRMKANLQDRASYIYTFKTTGDWQTVEVPLKEMEPVFRGNKLDLPNFSAETIQEIRFLIGNKKAEDFRLEIDKIELE is encoded by the coding sequence ATGAGTAAATTACTTCTTTATGATTTTAGCGCTACTACGGACTGGTCTGCCTGGGAAGTGGAGAACGATGTGGTGATGGGTGGTAATTCCAGCAGTAAACTGGAACGCAGCGACGAGGGAAATGCTATATTTAAAGGTTCGGTTTCTCTGGAAAACAATGGCGGTTTCGCTTCGGTGCAGTATCATTTTCCATCTAAAAATATCAAAGGCTACAAAAAAGCGCTTATTTTATTAAAAGGGGACGGGAAGTCTTATCAATTCAGGATGAAAGCCAATTTACAGGATAGAGCTTCCTATATTTATACATTCAAAACTACCGGCGACTGGCAAACGGTTGAGGTTCCGCTAAAGGAAATGGAACCGGTTTTTCGCGGAAACAAACTGGATCTTCCCAACTTTTCTGCAGAAACCATTCAGGAAATTCGGTTTTTAATCGGGAATAAAAAAGCAGAAGATTTTCGACTCGAAATTGATAAAATCGAGCTGGAGTAA